The Coccidioides posadasii str. Silveira chromosome 2, complete sequence genomic interval AACTAGGTATACCTTACAGGGAAGGATCATCGCGACTACCTTCGCTCCACCGGTTTGAAGGAAAGAGACTTGACGATGAAATTTGGAAAACCGAAAATCAACGAATTTCCTCACAACACTGTCTTGAAAGGGGAAATTCCCCCAAACAAGTATGTCGATTTGCTCAACAAGTATTTGACCATCTCCCAATACCTCTTGCCAGAAGATGGTGCACACGTCGTGAATCGCCCTATATTGCGTCATCCGGGTCGGTATCCAAGTTCAGCTTCAGAAAAAATACAACTTTATAGCGTAAGGCTCCTGAACTAATGTAAAATTAGATTTGAATCCGACCAACATCTATGTGACCGGAACATGCGACGTATCATGTATCCTGGATTGGCAACACACGACCATCCTTCCTCTGTTGATGGCGGCTGGAAACCCACCAGCGTTCGAAAACCCGGACCCAGAGCCACCGAAGGATTACTCCAAGCCCTTGCTTCCGGAAGACTACGAGTCTCTCGACGCTGAAGCGAAATCCCAAGCTGACGAACTTCATCGAAGGCGAATGCTCTTCTATCTGTACATGATCTTCAATGGAAAGGACAACAAGCCACACCTTAACGCCATGCGATATCCAGGAATGATGCTTATTCAACACCTCGTGGATCGGGCAGGGCATCCTTGGACTGGGAACATCGTGACGCTCAAGGGCGCTCTTATCAGAGTAATCAATCACTGGCCTGTCCTGATGTCGACTCGAACGCAGAGACATCCCTGCCCCATCCAGTTTGACACcaaagatgaagaggaattCTATGATCTTGAGGAAAAGTGGTTCAAATTCAATATGCTTGTGGAATACTGGCGGTCGCTGCTGGATGATGTTGGTCAGGATGGATGGGTTAGGAATGATTCATTCGAGAAAGTTGTTGAGGCTAATCAACAGCTGAGGAAACAGTGGATTGATGAGGccgaagatgaagaggaccTTGCTTGTGTTGAGAGTGGTTGGCCATTTCAGGATCATGAGGAGGATGATTAGCTGCTACTATCAGTAGCTTACTCCATTCATGTTAACGATGAAATGGGATGCCGTCGAAAATAGGCCGGGAGTGGTTCTGCAGCCATCACAGCTTTATCCAAAGGCTTATGCATGTACGACAACAATATATGTCCTTCTGTAATAAACCGCTTCATTATCTCGACAGAACTCTGCATCTTCTCCCGGATAACCAAGTTCCTTCGTCGTCCCCTGGACACATACAGGTGTGTGACATTGTCCACTTTCAACGGGTGAAAATGCGCGCATTTGTGTCCATTTATATACCATTCCTTCTGCCACACATAAGCACATACGACCATAGGGAGTGGAGAAcagggcttcccgtccgctcaGCCGTATTTAAACCACTCGCCGGCTGGCTAGTAGTTGGGTGggtgaccaccagcgaatcccagctgttgtatgttttttatttgtttcttc includes:
- the AIM9_5 gene encoding Phosphotransferase enzyme (EggNog:ENOG410PIY2~COG:S); protein product: MLARLGPAMLRSLHPRRRLPLFSLAQFAKTNPALRSMARLPGRTASMNHSFVKLHSTMSEKSRSPPFHNREMFAYTSGRYLYNEKRRMAERYVEFNIDALQKVAAQSVNRESVAHMRKLAEGGFNRVLLLTMNDGLEVIVKIPYSIAEPKKLATESEVATLDFLRSKGIPVPRVYAYSSETNNEVGSEYIIMEKAAGQPLEARWFNLTTKEQTHLVTSYVDIERKLFSIPFSCYGSIYYKRALPREQQADLYAPGTEDNDGDASRFCIGPTADYMYWRGKRAQLEISRGPWKDHRDYLRSTGLKERDLTMKFGKPKINEFPHNTVLKGEIPPNKYVDLLNKYLTISQYLLPEDGAHVVNRPILRHPDLNPTNIYVTGTCDVSCILDWQHTTILPLLMAAGNPPAFENPDPEPPKDYSKPLLPEDYESLDAEAKSQADELHRRRMLFYLYMIFNGKDNKPHLNAMRYPGMMLIQHLVDRAGHPWTGNIVTLKGALIRVINHWPVLMSTRTQRHPCPIQFDTKDEEEFYDLEEKWFKFNMLVEYWRSLLDDVGQDGWVRNDSFEKVVEANQQLRKQWIDEAEDEEDLACVESGWPFQDHEEDD